From Populus trichocarpa isolate Nisqually-1 chromosome 19, P.trichocarpa_v4.1, whole genome shotgun sequence, a single genomic window includes:
- the LOC112325277 gene encoding protein IQ-DOMAIN 13, producing MGKKGSWFSAIKRVFSPHSKDKLASESDKRSTKEKKKKGLGKLRHGETTSFIPLFREPSSIEKILDEAERENKLIFRPPTPPEELTTPPFVPPRADSPRVASQRVTSPRAATPRAVSPRAASPRVASPRAASPRNAQRHKEIYYRPEPTLRNHHASATKIQAAYRGYVARRSFRALKGLVRLQGVIRGQNVKRQTMNAMKHMQLLVRVQSQIQSRRIQMLENQARRQAQNRNDKEVDSTLGKWGQLSEAGNNEDWDDSVLTKEEIDARLQKRVEAVVKRERAMAYAYSHQLWKATPKSAQSALMDIRSNGFPWWWNWLERQLPPTNPPESQALRNFQLTPPRPRSDMKASPRPPSRSHKQQHFGFDNMDTPTPRSSKSTAFVPTRQARTPLHRTPQANSPSLSKYSMARASAANSPFNLPLKDDDSLMSCPPFSVPNYMSPTVSAKAKERANSNPKERFPGTPTSEKRRLSFPLTQGIGSFKWNKGSFTSKDSSSQRGLDRHQSLQSIGNLSVDSTVSMPATRKPFNRFV from the exons ATGGGAAAGAAAGGGAGTTGGTTTTCAGCAATCAAGAGGGTCTTTTCACCCCACTCCAAGGACAAACTAGCTAGT GAATCAGATAAGAGAAGCacgaaagaaaagaagaagaagggtcttggaaaactaagacatggaGAGACCACTTCATTCATTCCCCTGTTTAGAGAACCAAGCAGTATTGAGAAAATTTTGGATGAGGCTGAAAGagagaataaattaattttcaggCCTCCAACGCCTCCTGAGGAACTGACAACACCACCTTTTGTGCCTCCAAGAGCCGATTCTCCGAGGGTTGCTTCTCAAAGAGTCACCTCTCCAAGAGCTGCTACTCCAAGAGCTGTTTCCCCTAGAGCGGCATCTCCAAGGGTTGCTTCCCCTAGAGCAGCTTCTCCTAGGAATGCTCAACGCCATAAGGAGATATATTACAGACCAGAACCAACTCTAAGAAACCATCATGCTTCGGCTACCAAGATCCAAGCAGCCTATAGAGGCTATGTT GCAAGGAGGAGCTTCAGAGCACTGAAGGGTCTTGTGAGGCTTCAAGGAGTGATAAGAGGACAGAATGTGAAGCGGCAGACAATGAATGCGATGAAACACATGCAGCTCTTGGTGCGGGTCCAGTCTCAGATTCAGTCTCGGAGGATCCAGATGTTAGAAAACCAAGCACGACGTCAAGCTCAAAACAGAAATGATAAAGAAGTGGATAGTACCTTGGGCAAATGGGGCCAGTTG TCTGAGGCAGGTAATAACGAAGACTGGGATGACAGCGTGCTGACAAAGGAGGAAATTGACGCAAGGTTGCAGAAAAGGGTGGAGGCAGTCGTCAAGAGAGAAAGAGCCATGGCTTATGCATATTCCCACCAG CTGTGGAAAGCCACTCCAAAATCTGCTCAGTCAGCTCTAATGGATATCCGTTCCAATGGGTTTCCATGGTGGTGGAACTGGTTAGAGCGTCAGCTACCTCCAACTAATCCTCCTGAAAGCCAAGCCTTGAGGAATTTTCAACTTACACCACCAAGGCCACGTTCCGATATGAAGGCTAGCCCTAGGCCCCCATCCAGGAGCCACAAGCAACAACATTTTGGGTTTGATAATATGGATACTCCAACACCGAGATCCTCAAAATCAACTGCTTTTGTGCCAACGAGACAAGCGCGAACTCCTCTACATAGAACACCACAAGCCAACAGCCCTAGCTTGTCAAAATATTCAATGGCAAGAGCCAGTGCAGCAAATTCTCCTTTTAACTTGCCATTGAAGGATGACGATAGCCTCATGAGCTGCCCACCATTTTCAGTGCCAAACTACATGAGCCCTACAGTTTCAGCCAAAGCCAAAGAAAGAGCTAATAGCAATCCCAAGGAGAGGTTTCCAGGGACCCCAACCAGTGAAAAGAGGAGACTGTCATTCCCTCTTACACAGGGCATTGGGTCTTTCAAGTGGAACAAAGGCTCCTTCACTAGCAAGGATTCAAGTTCTCAAAGGGGTTTAGATAGGCATCAGTCACTTCAATCCATAGGAAACTTGAGTGTGGATTCAACCGTCTCGATGCCTGCCACGCGAAAGCCATTTAACCGATTCGTGTGA